The following are from one region of the Nitrososphaerales archaeon genome:
- a CDS encoding D-aminoacyl-tRNA deacylase, with protein MLPLLVASKLDPAGHNMAHYMIDKHGFKAQTNNVYTNRVATLLVAEEELLTMEWLDKEFLPSYYVFLSRHRSESGIPTLTCHTTGNFSDSNAMGGRPRELAYTYPSLQKHYMKTVHKEMFRIHDYHLVIEATHHGPTSLAKPVLFIEIGSTENQWNDHNAISVVCDAVIDAMKTVKSYGSVGIGLGGTHYPSKFTKILISSDYALASIASKHSLSSLDKTMLEQMISKSIEEVKYIFMDLKGLGREKDRLNNIINEIDLEVVRL; from the coding sequence ATGCTGCCTCTGCTCGTAGCCTCTAAACTCGATCCTGCCGGTCATAACATGGCCCATTACATGATAGATAAGCATGGATTTAAGGCACAGACTAATAATGTATATACAAACAGGGTTGCAACGCTGCTTGTAGCTGAAGAAGAGTTACTTACGATGGAGTGGTTGGATAAAGAATTCTTACCCTCATACTATGTTTTTTTATCAAGACATAGGTCTGAAAGCGGTATACCTACACTCACATGTCATACCACAGGCAATTTTTCCGATTCTAACGCGATGGGTGGACGACCTAGAGAACTGGCATACACATATCCAAGCCTTCAGAAGCATTATATGAAGACTGTTCATAAGGAAATGTTTAGAATTCATGATTATCACCTCGTCATTGAAGCCACCCATCACGGACCTACTTCACTTGCCAAACCCGTATTGTTCATTGAAATAGGTTCAACAGAAAATCAATGGAATGATCATAATGCGATATCAGTCGTTTGTGATGCTGTCATTGACGCAATGAAAACTGTAAAGAGCTATGGAAGTGTAGGTATTGGCCTTGGGGGCACCCATTACCCATCAAAGTTTACTAAGATACTGATTAGTTCTGATTATGCTCTTGCTTCCATTGCATCGAAACATTCACTGTCAAGTTTGGACAAGACGATGTTAGAACAGATGATAAGTAAGAGCATTGAAGAAGTAAAATACATTTTTATGGACTTGAAGGGTCTTGGAAGGGAGAAGGATAGATTAAATAATATAATTAATGAAATTGACCTTGAAGTAGTGAGACTATGA
- a CDS encoding transposase — MSYSLAASLTVLIARIAGCRIKANNLKKKVRIIQTIQILGLGIDISKKNVDVCIKHSEVLERFAVSNDEAGISELLERLEPYKKDGVLIKAAMESTGNLWMNMFDALQNNDIDISYVFTSFLRIERIRSGIL, encoded by the coding sequence TTGAGCTACTCTCTTGCGGCTTCTCTAACTGTGCTTATCGCACGTATAGCTGGGTGCCGCATAAAGGCCAACAATTTGAAAAAGAAGGTGAGAATCATTCAAACAATACAGATTCTTGGTCTTGGAATTGATATTAGCAAGAAGAATGTTGATGTATGCATTAAGCATTCAGAAGTATTGGAAAGATTTGCTGTATCTAACGATGAAGCTGGTATCAGTGAGTTGTTAGAAAGATTGGAACCATACAAGAAGGATGGAGTCTTGATAAAAGCTGCTATGGAATCAACAGGTAATTTATGGATGAATATGTTTGATGCACTGCAAAATAATGACATAGATATTTCGTATGTATTTACGTCCTTCCTGAGAATCGAAAGGATCAGATCAGGTATTCTATGA
- a CDS encoding 50S ribosomal protein L32e, which yields MVNIELLKQRQQIKSHKPDFVRQESWRYKRVKPNWRKPKGIDSKMRKQKKGWPRIVKIGYRGPRVSRYLHPSGYYDKLVHNVNELSNLDSNKDAARIAATVGKRKRKEIIERAKSLNIKVLNA from the coding sequence ATGGTTAACATAGAGCTGTTGAAGCAAAGACAGCAGATAAAGTCTCACAAGCCTGATTTTGTGAGACAGGAGAGCTGGAGGTACAAGCGTGTAAAGCCAAACTGGCGAAAGCCTAAAGGTATAGACAGCAAGATGAGAAAGCAAAAAAAAGGGTGGCCTAGAATTGTCAAGATAGGTTATAGGGGACCAAGGGTGAGCCGCTATTTGCATCCTTCCGGTTATTATGATAAACTAGTTCACAACGTTAATGAATTAAGTAACTTGGATTCTAACAAGGATGCGGCTAGAATAGCTGCAACCGTAGGCAAGAGAAAGAGAAAGGAAATAATAGAAAGGGCCAAGAGTCTTAACATAAAAGTGTTGAATGCTTAG
- a CDS encoding S8 family serine peptidase — protein MASVVRYGLMIPIIIVLSIYIPPSFASDDRVHVILEFNSTYMDFNLLYLKFVGYDFEVVEQLHNVMNGAVVSIKQEQLSRLRNEFIISNVYEEKFLTINLDKSLKLIGADQIISVDTNGNQLTGEGVRVAVVDTGIDYTHPDLFGLGKNGKVVDGYDFLEKDNEPIDTDGHGTLVAGIIAADGHLMGVAPKADLVAYRIASQGSYVSTVDMIRALDRAVDDNIDVINISLGLDYISQEIDNAIEKLVSKGIVVVAAAGNNGQNKHIGSPASAPSAISVGASFNNVKMSAVSTLKIDNDNRRYDAIPMVGSPVTSKPISGKLIFGKFATTSDFESLDVRGAIVLAERGGPMVEINGKRQAEIVYFTDKEMNAARNGAAALIVYNNEPGPYYGTLLNDNVPTNYKPRIPVVSLSLEEGLMLKDMTEKGEVNAELELFYNPDVVAPFSSRGQVSPFYLKPTLVAPGAFVNSTTVGKDYSITSGTSFAAPHVTGAVALMLQKNPGLKPNEIASILATTAKPVKDAYGVPYSFDAAGAGRLDIKAALESDLIAMPYSIIIHLSMGKEVSKVVQLKSIDGKLGKVDVSKEWEHHITLDMYVENVDDMNANIVVNAKLAEQLSGKYEGRILVENAENRISIPVIVYADGATIGATNKDGRIWLSIDSLENWTFAKVKIMNVENRQSYSVTLTPSNNIQSVPARSIGEHWIEADVVTNYGDVRGFSVLYVNDISTDGMLYDYVIVSNIPFKGMLMVTAFLAIAATVTYAWTRRVKRYVSEVTP, from the coding sequence ATGGCTAGTGTTGTCAGATATGGACTGATGATACCAATAATTATAGTACTGTCTATATACATTCCACCCTCCTTTGCTAGCGATGATCGTGTACATGTTATTCTGGAGTTTAATTCTACTTACATGGATTTTAATTTACTATACCTAAAGTTTGTAGGATACGATTTTGAAGTTGTTGAGCAATTGCATAATGTAATGAACGGCGCAGTGGTTAGCATTAAGCAGGAACAGCTCAGCAGATTGAGGAATGAATTTATAATATCTAACGTCTATGAAGAAAAGTTCCTTACAATTAATCTCGATAAAAGTTTGAAGTTGATCGGTGCTGATCAAATTATATCCGTAGATACAAATGGTAACCAACTAACGGGTGAAGGTGTGCGCGTAGCTGTTGTTGATACAGGTATCGATTATACTCATCCTGATCTCTTTGGTCTCGGCAAGAATGGTAAGGTGGTTGATGGATATGATTTCCTTGAGAAAGACAATGAACCTATTGATACGGATGGTCATGGTACATTAGTGGCGGGTATAATTGCTGCAGATGGCCATTTGATGGGAGTCGCTCCTAAGGCGGATCTTGTGGCTTATAGGATAGCATCGCAAGGAAGTTATGTTTCAACTGTTGATATGATCAGGGCCTTAGATCGTGCGGTAGATGATAACATAGACGTTATAAACATTAGTTTGGGTCTTGATTATATTAGTCAAGAAATTGATAACGCCATAGAAAAACTTGTCAGCAAAGGCATTGTTGTTGTTGCTGCAGCTGGAAATAATGGTCAGAACAAGCATATAGGTAGTCCTGCGTCTGCACCTAGTGCAATAAGCGTTGGCGCATCATTTAACAATGTAAAAATGAGTGCTGTTTCCACACTGAAGATAGACAATGATAACAGAAGATACGATGCGATACCCATGGTGGGCTCACCTGTTACTAGCAAACCAATTAGTGGCAAGTTGATATTCGGTAAATTCGCAACAACTTCTGATTTTGAAAGCTTAGATGTGAGAGGGGCTATAGTTTTGGCCGAGAGAGGGGGACCTATGGTAGAAATCAATGGAAAACGACAGGCAGAAATTGTATATTTTACAGATAAAGAAATGAACGCAGCCAGAAATGGCGCTGCTGCACTTATAGTTTACAATAATGAACCCGGCCCATACTACGGGACGTTGCTCAATGACAATGTTCCCACAAATTACAAGCCAAGAATACCGGTAGTGTCTCTTTCATTAGAGGAGGGATTGATGCTTAAGGACATGACAGAGAAGGGTGAAGTAAATGCTGAACTTGAATTATTTTACAACCCTGATGTGGTAGCGCCATTCAGTTCTAGGGGACAAGTTTCACCCTTCTATCTTAAACCTACCCTAGTCGCTCCAGGCGCTTTTGTAAATTCTACAACTGTAGGTAAAGACTACAGTATTACAAGTGGAACAAGCTTTGCAGCGCCACATGTGACAGGTGCAGTTGCATTGATGCTGCAGAAGAACCCCGGGCTTAAACCAAACGAGATTGCTTCTATACTGGCTACAACAGCAAAACCAGTGAAGGATGCCTATGGAGTTCCATACTCCTTCGATGCCGCAGGAGCAGGACGACTTGATATAAAGGCGGCTTTAGAATCTGATCTTATAGCTATGCCTTATTCTATAATAATTCATCTATCGATGGGTAAGGAAGTTTCTAAAGTTGTGCAGCTAAAATCGATAGATGGTAAGCTAGGAAAAGTTGACGTAAGCAAGGAGTGGGAACATCATATAACTCTGGACATGTATGTTGAGAACGTTGATGATATGAATGCAAATATTGTTGTTAATGCAAAACTAGCGGAACAACTTTCAGGCAAATATGAGGGCAGGATCTTGGTAGAAAACGCGGAGAACAGGATATCTATTCCGGTCATAGTTTATGCCGATGGAGCTACAATAGGCGCTACCAATAAAGATGGTAGAATATGGCTCTCTATAGATTCGCTGGAAAATTGGACCTTTGCTAAAGTAAAGATAATGAATGTGGAGAACAGACAGAGTTATTCTGTCACACTTACACCTTCGAATAACATACAAAGTGTTCCTGCTCGGAGTATAGGTGAGCATTGGATAGAAGCTGATGTTGTTACAAACTATGGAGATGTAAGGGGCTTCTCCGTTCTTTATGTCAATGATATAAGCACAGATGGAATGCTCTACGATTATGTTATCGTTTCCAACATACCCTTCAAAGGGATGCTAATGGTAACTGCCTTTCTAGCTATTGCTGCCACTGTTACGTATGCGTGGACTAGAAGAGTCAAACGTTATGTAAGTGAAGTTACCCCTTGA
- a CDS encoding superoxide dismutase: MVKKYSLPDLPYKYDALEPHISKEIMTLHHDKHHLAYVNGANAALEKLENARKNNFQGIDVRAVTRDLSFHVSGHVLHSIFWPNMKPNGGGKPSGKLADMINADFGSFDAFKAQFSEVAKAVEGIGWAILAYDPASDQLLTFNIEKHNMQAGQGTIPLIVLDVWEHAYYLQYKNDRGSYVNAWWNVVNWDDADNRLAKAKA; encoded by the coding sequence ATGGTCAAAAAATACTCACTACCAGATCTGCCTTACAAATACGATGCGTTGGAACCGCATATTTCTAAGGAGATTATGACCCTGCATCATGACAAACATCATCTTGCATATGTGAATGGAGCTAATGCAGCCCTTGAAAAGCTCGAGAATGCTCGAAAGAACAATTTCCAAGGAATTGACGTAAGAGCAGTTACAAGAGATCTATCGTTCCATGTCTCAGGGCATGTATTGCACTCCATATTCTGGCCTAACATGAAACCAAATGGCGGGGGCAAACCAAGTGGTAAACTCGCAGATATGATAAATGCGGACTTCGGCAGTTTTGACGCGTTCAAAGCACAATTCAGTGAAGTTGCGAAGGCAGTAGAGGGAATTGGCTGGGCTATACTGGCATATGATCCTGCATCGGATCAACTGTTGACATTTAACATAGAGAAGCACAACATGCAGGCTGGTCAAGGAACCATTCCATTGATTGTTCTGGATGTTTGGGAACATGCCTACTATCTGCAGTATAAAAACGACAGAGGCAGTTATGTAAACGCATGGTGGAATGTAGTAAACTGGGACGACGCTGACAATAGACTTGCAAAAGCAAAAGCCTGA
- a CDS encoding SEC-C metal-binding domain-containing protein, with amino-acid sequence MSKHRHCKHYHNLLSIIKEKDQEIAELKKRLQYYENYNSPPPPNPEQEYSRRVKIGRNEACPCGSGKKYKKCCMRIV; translated from the coding sequence GTGAGCAAACATAGGCATTGCAAGCATTACCACAATCTTCTATCCATAATCAAGGAGAAGGATCAAGAGATAGCTGAACTCAAGAAACGCCTTCAGTACTACGAGAACTACAATTCTCCACCCCCTCCAAACCCTGAGCAAGAATACAGCAGGAGAGTAAAGATAGGCAGAAATGAAGCATGTCCATGTGGCAGTGGCAAGAAGTACAAGAAGTGCTGCATGAGGATCGTATAA
- a CDS encoding 50S ribosomal protein L19e, with protein MPINLRYKRELAARTLGVGANRIKFEPEFVEDVLDAITRDDIRSLVTARTIYVAGKRGTSRGRARERHLKNKKHGKGQGSKKGRKTARQGRKENWVKKVRAMRRHIKILKKRGEISGKAFWTLYTKINGGQVRSLSHLRELVKEVTSA; from the coding sequence ATGCCTATCAATCTGAGGTACAAACGTGAACTTGCTGCAAGAACACTAGGCGTAGGTGCAAATCGAATAAAGTTTGAACCAGAGTTTGTGGAGGACGTCTTGGATGCAATTACTAGAGATGATATCAGAAGTTTAGTTACCGCACGCACCATTTACGTCGCAGGGAAGAGGGGAACCTCAAGGGGGAGAGCTAGGGAAAGACACCTAAAGAATAAGAAACATGGAAAAGGGCAAGGTTCGAAGAAGGGACGCAAAACTGCTAGACAAGGTAGGAAGGAGAACTGGGTTAAGAAAGTAAGAGCGATGCGTCGTCATATAAAAATCCTAAAAAAGCGAGGTGAAATTAGTGGCAAGGCTTTCTGGACTCTGTATACAAAGATCAATGGAGGACAGGTAAGATCGCTTTCACATCTTAGAGAATTGGTAAAGGAAGTTACATCCGCTTAA
- a CDS encoding MGMT family protein, producing the protein MSSSDRLYELLAKIPRGKVTTYKELAKAVGKPRASRAIGQILNKNPKPVVIPCHRVVKSNGDVGGYAYGSRKKVELLENEGVKISRGKILDFDEVSFRF; encoded by the coding sequence ATGAGTTCAAGTGATAGGCTCTACGAACTTCTTGCAAAGATACCACGAGGAAAGGTTACTACGTACAAAGAACTTGCTAAAGCGGTAGGAAAGCCACGGGCCAGCAGAGCAATTGGACAGATACTGAACAAGAACCCGAAACCTGTAGTAATTCCTTGCCATAGAGTTGTGAAGTCAAACGGTGACGTCGGTGGATATGCTTACGGTTCTAGAAAAAAAGTGGAACTGCTTGAGAACGAAGGCGTGAAAATATCAAGAGGAAAGATACTGGATTTCGACGAAGTATCTTTCAGATTTTAA